Proteins from a single region of Deinococcus aquaedulcis:
- a CDS encoding DivIVA domain-containing protein yields MKFTPLDVRHQEFPTRLGAYDRAAVRAFLNELSDDLEALLHEQQALREQVSGLERALEDQRQNEDEIRRAVVAAERISHELRENAVREADLMVAQARQQRDTLDHDTQARREALEAGHQARMAELERVAAQRAAELERAHHDLSATRERAQAERLTQLERTFSARHAELTARLTGARQEYAQFLSAYRALVGSFSELAARHGAPDDHPLPLGTLPSSTVTSSAAGASPQPPSEPPAPGAVPTAPLQEVPDAAAQGPVDEATFDAQAARRAAVAAGVALLTRLSPDSPDERPVRVEGQQFL; encoded by the coding sequence GTGAAATTCACCCCCCTTGACGTGCGCCACCAGGAATTTCCCACCCGGCTGGGCGCCTATGACCGCGCCGCCGTGCGCGCCTTCCTGAACGAGCTCTCCGATGACCTCGAAGCCCTGCTGCACGAACAGCAGGCCCTGCGCGAGCAGGTGAGCGGGCTGGAGCGCGCCCTGGAGGACCAGCGCCAGAACGAGGACGAGATCCGCCGCGCGGTGGTGGCCGCCGAGCGCATTTCCCACGAACTGCGCGAGAACGCCGTGCGCGAGGCCGACCTGATGGTGGCGCAGGCCCGCCAGCAGCGCGACACGCTGGACCACGACACCCAGGCGCGGCGTGAGGCCCTGGAAGCCGGGCACCAGGCACGCATGGCCGAACTGGAGCGGGTGGCCGCCCAGCGCGCCGCCGAACTGGAGCGCGCCCACCATGATCTGAGTGCCACCCGCGAGCGCGCCCAGGCCGAGCGCCTGACGCAGCTGGAACGCACCTTCAGCGCGCGCCACGCCGAGCTGACCGCACGCCTCACCGGGGCCCGGCAGGAATACGCGCAGTTCCTGAGCGCCTACCGCGCCCTGGTGGGCTCGTTCTCCGAGCTGGCCGCGCGGCACGGCGCCCCCGACGACCACCCGCTGCCCCTGGGTACGCTGCCCAGTTCTACCGTGACCAGTTCTGCGGCTGGCGCGTCGCCCCAACCCCCCAGCGAGCCTCCTGCACCGGGCGCCGTGCCCACCGCTCCGCTGCAGGAAGTGCCCGATGCCGCCGCTCAGGGCCCCGTTGACGAGGCGACCTTCGATGCCCAGGCCGCCCGGCGCGCCGCAGTGGCCGCTGGCGTGGCGCTGCTCACCCGCCTCTCGCCCGATAGCCCCGACGAGCGCCCCGTGCGGGTGGAAGGGCAGCAGTTCCTTTGA
- a CDS encoding YggS family pyridoxal phosphate enzyme, which produces MSLPEVLSGIRAAEAQAGRAPGSARLVAVTKGQTLEAIDRCVLSHGTFPLGEGRAQELRDKAAARPDLEWHYLGALQRNKVKYLRPVALVHSLEAVWQAQAIAQAAQGWGRAPGVLLQVHNGETQKHGIEVDLLPGVLREVQATGLSVRGLMVMAPDLDGHPQRDERLLALFQDTARRAHDLGLSELSMGMSGDYPLAVHAGATLVRVGRSLFS; this is translated from the coding sequence ATGAGCCTGCCAGAGGTGCTGTCCGGCATCCGCGCCGCCGAGGCCCAGGCGGGCCGCGCGCCCGGCAGCGCCCGGCTGGTGGCGGTCACCAAGGGCCAGACCCTGGAGGCCATTGACCGCTGCGTGCTCTCCCACGGCACTTTTCCGCTGGGCGAGGGCCGCGCCCAGGAACTGCGCGACAAGGCCGCCGCGCGCCCCGACCTGGAATGGCATTACCTGGGCGCGCTGCAGCGCAACAAGGTCAAGTACCTGCGCCCGGTGGCGCTGGTGCACAGCCTGGAAGCGGTGTGGCAGGCGCAGGCCATTGCCCAGGCCGCCCAGGGCTGGGGCCGCGCGCCCGGGGTGCTGCTGCAGGTGCACAACGGCGAGACGCAGAAACACGGCATTGAAGTAGACCTGCTGCCCGGCGTGCTGCGCGAGGTGCAGGCCACCGGGCTGAGCGTGCGCGGCCTCATGGTGATGGCCCCGGATCTGGACGGGCACCCACAGCGCGATGAGCGGCTGCTGGCCCTCTTTCAGGACACCGCGCGGCGCGCGCACGACCTGGGTCTGTCAGAGTTGAGTATGGGCATGAGCGGGGATTACCCGCTGGCTGTGCACGCTGGAGCCACCCTGGTGCGGGTGGGAAGGAGTCTGTTCTCGTGA
- a CDS encoding phosphotransferase enzyme family protein — protein sequence MSTGAGPPGARALTPGDLAAHWSLGPGVQLRALAGGSINGAYRVQTRTGPFHLRVYRDPRPERAGREHHAIEVARAAGVPTPAPVPTRQGGTLARLALGWAALFEWAPGEPVPRAALTPAHAAALGEFLARLHAQLPATVAFEVPPLAPPAPVARALERLEAVRAAILARPTPDEVDRWALVRTEQRLTHLRTGPRPDPAPADTGPALPSRFLHGDYHDGNVFFQAGQPAALIDWEQTRLAPRAWEIVRALHLSLGLQADLGRSFLAGYRTRQPLPHEELQAGADLYATLQERNVWTLESVYLHGNPGPRRFVRPPPYVPFGTAWAAAGLR from the coding sequence GTGAGCACCGGGGCCGGGCCCCCAGGGGCCAGGGCGCTGACCCCCGGTGATCTGGCCGCCCACTGGTCGCTGGGGCCGGGCGTGCAGCTGCGGGCCCTGGCGGGCGGCAGCATCAACGGGGCCTACCGCGTGCAGACGCGTACCGGCCCCTTTCACCTGCGCGTGTACCGCGACCCCCGCCCCGAGCGCGCCGGGCGCGAGCACCACGCCATAGAGGTGGCCCGCGCCGCTGGCGTGCCCACCCCGGCCCCCGTGCCCACCCGGCAGGGCGGCACCCTGGCTCGGCTGGCCCTGGGCTGGGCGGCCCTGTTTGAATGGGCCCCCGGTGAGCCCGTGCCCCGGGCCGCCCTGACCCCGGCCCACGCGGCGGCGCTGGGAGAGTTCCTGGCGCGGCTTCACGCCCAGCTGCCCGCCACGGTGGCGTTCGAGGTGCCGCCCCTGGCTCCGCCTGCCCCGGTGGCGCGCGCCCTTGAGCGGCTGGAGGCCGTGCGCGCCGCCATTCTGGCCCGGCCTACGCCGGACGAGGTGGACCGCTGGGCCCTGGTCCGCACGGAGCAGCGGCTGACCCACCTGCGCACCGGGCCCCGCCCGGACCCCGCCCCGGCGGATACAGGGCCCGCGCTGCCCAGCCGCTTTCTGCACGGCGATTACCACGACGGCAACGTGTTCTTTCAGGCGGGGCAGCCCGCCGCCCTGATTGACTGGGAGCAGACCCGGCTGGCGCCGCGCGCCTGGGAGATCGTGCGCGCCCTGCACCTGAGCCTGGGCCTTCAGGCCGACCTGGGCCGCTCCTTTCTGGCAGGCTACCGCACGCGTCAGCCCCTCCCCCACGAAGAATTGCAGGCCGGCGCCGACCTGTACGCCACCCTGCAGGAACGCAACGTGTGGACCCTGGAAAGCGTGTATCTCCACGGCAATCCAGGGCCCCGCCGCTTTGTGCGGCCGCCGCCCTACGTGCCGTTTGGGACGGCCTGGGCCGCTGCCGGGCTGCGCTGA
- a CDS encoding Rqc2 family fibronectin-binding protein, translating to MEGLMLARVLRDLGPALPLRTLGWAFPDETTAALLLDGPGLEGRRNLVLSYRPPTPVVFLSRERLRGEPHNPFQRFLVARVRGDLLRAEQLKLDRVIALHFGGESGFVDQAPTRLVFEVTGRNANLLVLEGGEGFEGRIVMAAREITGSRNRFRTVRTGGRYTPPPPYDKLDPRTVGEADAQTLAALPIGRWRERLDGLGPLLGAELARRAGLRPDEAPGAAWPQTLAALRALVQDPTVSEGVLQGGAREAARGEKAAALRKALREPLDKRLTLLRNQLSDVARAEAGLDDAARDRAEADLLMAYAHTIPAGAASALLPAFDGSGEQPLSLDPTLSAIQNAEKRYARARRREEVYLRLAEREEGLRAELQEAEARLAALDTAELETLEALSARLQTERPEKSPYGARFTTPGGFEVLVGRNNKENATLTHRLGKSMDHWFHAQGYPGSHVLVRSGGRDLDLPDILYAARLAAAHSKARGSSNVPVDYTRIKHVWRPRGAPAGQVHYTDQKTVFVDGTLPAEGSGVASG from the coding sequence GTGGAAGGGCTGATGCTCGCGCGGGTGCTGCGCGACCTGGGCCCGGCGCTGCCGCTGCGCACGCTGGGCTGGGCATTTCCCGACGAAACCACGGCGGCGCTGCTGCTCGACGGCCCCGGGCTGGAGGGGCGGCGCAATCTGGTGCTCAGCTACCGGCCGCCCACACCAGTGGTGTTTCTGTCGCGTGAGCGGCTGCGCGGCGAGCCCCACAACCCCTTCCAGCGCTTTCTGGTCGCGCGGGTGCGGGGCGACCTGCTGCGGGCCGAGCAGCTGAAACTGGACCGGGTGATCGCCCTGCATTTCGGCGGCGAATCGGGCTTCGTGGATCAGGCGCCCACCCGGCTGGTCTTTGAGGTGACGGGCCGCAACGCCAACCTGCTGGTGCTAGAGGGCGGCGAGGGCTTTGAGGGCCGCATCGTGATGGCCGCGCGGGAAATCACCGGCAGCCGCAACCGCTTCCGCACGGTGCGCACGGGCGGGCGCTACACGCCGCCGCCCCCGTACGACAAGCTGGACCCCCGCACCGTAGGCGAAGCGGACGCCCAGACGCTCGCGGCCCTGCCTATTGGCCGCTGGCGCGAGCGGCTGGACGGCCTGGGCCCGCTGCTGGGCGCCGAACTGGCCCGGCGTGCAGGGCTGCGGCCCGACGAGGCGCCCGGGGCCGCCTGGCCACAGACGCTGGCGGCCCTGCGCGCCCTGGTGCAGGACCCCACGGTGAGCGAGGGGGTGCTGCAGGGCGGGGCGCGCGAGGCGGCGCGCGGCGAAAAGGCGGCGGCGCTGCGCAAGGCCCTGCGCGAACCACTGGACAAGCGCCTGACGCTGCTGCGCAACCAGCTGTCGGACGTGGCCCGCGCCGAGGCCGGCCTGGACGACGCTGCCCGCGACCGCGCCGAGGCCGATCTGCTGATGGCCTACGCCCACACCATTCCCGCCGGGGCCGCCAGCGCCCTGCTGCCCGCCTTTGACGGCAGCGGCGAACAACCCCTCAGTCTGGACCCCACCCTCAGCGCCATTCAGAACGCCGAGAAACGCTATGCCCGCGCCCGGCGCCGCGAGGAGGTGTATCTGCGCCTCGCCGAGCGCGAAGAGGGCCTGCGCGCCGAACTGCAGGAGGCCGAAGCCCGCCTCGCGGCCCTGGATACCGCCGAGCTGGAAACCCTGGAGGCCCTCTCGGCCCGGCTGCAGACCGAGCGCCCGGAAAAAAGTCCGTATGGCGCGCGCTTTACCACCCCCGGCGGCTTCGAGGTGCTGGTGGGGCGCAACAACAAGGAGAACGCGACCCTCACGCACCGGCTGGGCAAGTCCATGGACCACTGGTTCCACGCCCAGGGCTACCCCGGCAGCCATGTGCTGGTGCGCTCGGGGGGGCGCGACCTGGACCTGCCGGACATCCTGTACGCCGCCCGGCTGGCAGCGGCCCATTCCAAGGCGCGCGGCAGCAGCAACGTGCCGGTGGATTACACCCGCATCAAGCACGTGTGGCGGCCCAGAGGCGCTCCCGCCGGGCAGGTGCACTACACCGACCAGAAAACGGTGTTCGTGGACGGCACCCTGCCCGCAGAGGGCAGCGGCGTGGCGAGTGGTTGA
- a CDS encoding cytochrome P450 — protein sequence MSAPPAHPGLPTFTLPLEDPAFLRDPYPLLAELRAWAPAFYDPGMGRVVLTRHAEISAALRDRRLGRSALHRYSRDELGWPPPDPRQANFDAFNSNHLLDSEPPKHTRLRSLVQLAFTPRRVEALQGRIEAILDEQVRGLGARGPFDLVADYAEPLPVTVIAELLGVPEAERHALRPWSAAIVKLYEPAPTAADQAEAERAVLDFSALLRELVALRRAHPQDDLITALVQAEEAGDRLTEQELIDTCILLLNAGHEASVNGLSAGVLALLRQREHWDALVAAAQDEDSLPVFRRAIEELLRFDTPLPMFERIVLDPLTLAGAELKPGERVALLYASANRDPEKFEAPHDLRLNRDPNPHLTFGLGIHYCLGAPLARLELALSLRALCRTLPGLRLLDPHEPGQYTGGFVIRGLARLDVQAG from the coding sequence TTGAGCGCGCCCCCAGCCCACCCCGGCCTGCCCACCTTCACGCTGCCGCTGGAAGACCCGGCCTTCCTGCGCGACCCTTACCCGCTGCTGGCCGAGCTGCGCGCCTGGGCCCCTGCCTTCTACGACCCTGGCATGGGGCGCGTGGTGCTCACCCGCCACGCCGAGATCTCGGCGGCGCTGCGTGACCGGCGACTGGGCCGCAGCGCCCTGCACCGCTACTCGCGCGATGAACTGGGCTGGCCGCCCCCCGACCCCCGGCAGGCCAACTTCGACGCCTTTAACAGCAACCACCTGCTGGATTCCGAGCCGCCCAAGCACACCCGGCTGCGCTCGCTGGTGCAGCTGGCGTTTACCCCCCGGCGCGTGGAGGCGCTGCAGGGGCGCATTGAGGCGATTCTGGACGAGCAGGTGCGCGGCCTGGGCGCCCGGGGACCCTTTGATCTGGTGGCCGACTACGCCGAGCCGCTGCCCGTCACGGTGATTGCTGAGCTGCTGGGCGTGCCGGAAGCCGAGCGCCACGCGCTGCGGCCCTGGTCGGCGGCGATTGTCAAGCTGTACGAGCCCGCCCCCACCGCCGCTGATCAGGCCGAGGCCGAACGCGCCGTGCTGGACTTCAGCGCCCTGTTGCGCGAACTGGTGGCCCTGCGGCGCGCCCACCCACAGGACGACCTGATCACCGCGCTGGTGCAGGCCGAGGAGGCAGGCGACCGCCTGACCGAGCAGGAACTGATTGACACCTGCATTCTGCTGCTGAATGCCGGGCACGAGGCCAGCGTGAATGGCCTGTCGGCGGGCGTACTGGCCCTGCTGCGCCAGCGCGAGCACTGGGACGCCCTGGTGGCCGCCGCCCAGGATGAGGACAGCCTGCCGGTCTTCCGCAGGGCGATAGAGGAACTGCTGCGCTTTGACACGCCGCTGCCCATGTTCGAGCGCATTGTGCTGGACCCCCTCACGCTGGCCGGGGCCGAGCTGAAGCCGGGCGAGCGCGTGGCCCTGCTGTACGCCAGCGCCAACCGCGACCCCGAGAAGTTCGAGGCCCCCCACGACCTGCGCCTGAACCGCGATCCCAACCCACACCTGACCTTTGGGCTGGGCATTCACTACTGCCTGGGGGCCCCACTGGCCCGGCTGGAACTGGCCCTGAGCCTGCGCGCCCTGTGCCGCACCCTCCCGGGGCTGCGCCTCTTGGACCCCCACGAGCCCGGGCAGTACACCGGCGGCTTCGTGATTCGCGGGCTGGCGCGGCTGGACGTGCAGGCCGGGTGA
- a CDS encoding helix-turn-helix domain-containing protein, with protein sequence MPKLLKVSEVADFTGTHERTVRRWIRDGRLGAVEHPSGLRVPRRSLWRFLGLDLALSA encoded by the coding sequence ATGCCCAAACTCCTCAAGGTCAGCGAGGTCGCTGACTTTACCGGAACCCACGAACGCACCGTGCGCCGCTGGATCAGAGACGGGCGTCTGGGTGCGGTGGAGCACCCCAGCGGCCTGCGCGTGCCCCGCCGCTCGCTGTGGCGCTTTCTGGGCCTGGATCTGGCACTGAGCGCGTAA
- a CDS encoding NAD(P)H-dependent oxidoreductase gives MSTLVINAHPNPDSFCRALAERYAQGARAAGPVTLIHLAELHFDPVLHRGYGAAQPPEADLERMQALLRGCTHLCVVYPVWWGAPPALLKGFVDRTFLPGFAFQYQNRPFPTQLLRGRSARVIVTSDSPTWYLHLTGDSAVRSVKDRTLAFSGFRPVQATRLGPVRRSTPEQRERWLAQAGHLGERDGQRASQRHPGQPVMSHPGA, from the coding sequence ATGTCCACGCTGGTTATCAACGCCCACCCGAACCCCGACAGCTTCTGCCGCGCGCTGGCTGAACGCTACGCCCAGGGGGCCCGCGCCGCTGGGCCGGTCACCCTCATTCACCTGGCCGAACTGCACTTTGACCCCGTTCTGCACCGGGGGTACGGGGCCGCGCAGCCACCAGAAGCCGATCTGGAACGGATGCAGGCCCTGTTACGTGGATGCACGCACCTGTGCGTCGTGTACCCCGTGTGGTGGGGGGCGCCGCCCGCCCTGCTCAAAGGGTTTGTGGACCGCACCTTCCTGCCAGGGTTTGCCTTTCAGTACCAGAATCGCCCATTCCCCACCCAACTCCTGCGCGGCCGGAGCGCGCGTGTGATAGTCACCAGCGACTCGCCCACGTGGTACCTGCACCTGACGGGCGACAGCGCCGTGCGCAGCGTCAAGGACCGCACCCTGGCCTTTAGCGGCTTCCGGCCTGTGCAGGCCACGCGCCTGGGGCCAGTGCGCCGCAGCACGCCAGAGCAGCGGGAACGGTGGCTGGCCCAGGCTGGCCACCTGGGAGAGCGGGATGGTCAGCGGGCCAGCCAGCGGCACCCGGGGCAGCCTGTCATGAGCCATCCCGGAGCCTAG
- a CDS encoding alpha/beta hydrolase encodes MRRPHALLLALLLTAPALAAPTEAQLNAVPATRVVMGGAVVPGTPANLNASITVRYGSAKPRAVLLLMPGFLGGAGSFDRLARQIVALNPNVAVWAVDRRSNLLEDHAPILKAGPAALAGLVKDGLPVRTPDSVPYLKDWGLDTTLKDWRVAVQAARALTPNVFLGGHSMGGTLSGLYAAYDFAGMPGARDVRGLVMLDGLPGLMSGQPLTADAYRKGASNPIGPLPGLDGLARAPYVDAVFFSPRLASRGAAQARLAQLDPSGRAPAGGLVPFPATNMAAAMTQLDQRYALIPFMAIKTGQATNATEATNLPTLALGGRDSRWIAGAKDPRQPVGWQADPAAPTDAADFVRRYITPLSDYAEWYFPQRLTLDLAAARTGTRGTPFEKTLPVWHMNTLKLPVLGIAAEQGVTTEAQYRTFAAGTQAQLTTFTLKGAAHLDIVSARGDQVARWIGAWMRPLVK; translated from the coding sequence ATGCGCCGCCCCCACGCCCTTCTGCTTGCCCTCCTGCTGACCGCCCCCGCCCTGGCCGCCCCCACCGAAGCGCAGCTGAACGCTGTTCCAGCCACGCGCGTGGTGATGGGCGGCGCCGTGGTCCCCGGCACCCCAGCCAACCTCAACGCCAGCATCACCGTGCGCTACGGCAGCGCCAAACCCCGCGCGGTGCTGCTGCTGATGCCGGGGTTCCTGGGCGGCGCTGGCAGTTTTGACCGGCTGGCGCGGCAGATCGTGGCCCTGAATCCGAATGTGGCGGTGTGGGCGGTGGACCGCCGCAGCAACCTGCTCGAAGACCACGCGCCCATCCTGAAGGCCGGGCCTGCCGCCCTGGCCGGGCTGGTCAAGGACGGCCTGCCGGTGCGCACCCCGGACAGCGTGCCCTACCTCAAGGACTGGGGCCTGGACACCACCCTCAAAGACTGGCGCGTGGCGGTGCAGGCCGCGCGGGCGCTCACCCCCAACGTGTTTCTGGGCGGACACTCCATGGGCGGCACCCTCAGCGGCCTGTACGCCGCCTACGACTTTGCGGGGATGCCGGGGGCCCGGGACGTGCGCGGGCTGGTGATGCTTGACGGCCTGCCCGGCCTGATGAGCGGCCAGCCCCTGACCGCCGACGCCTATCGCAAGGGGGCCAGCAACCCTATTGGCCCGCTGCCGGGCCTGGACGGGCTGGCGCGGGCGCCGTATGTGGACGCGGTGTTCTTCAGCCCACGCCTCGCCAGCCGGGGCGCGGCCCAGGCGCGGCTGGCCCAGCTGGACCCGTCCGGGCGGGCACCGGCGGGGGGCCTCGTGCCCTTTCCGGCCACCAACATGGCCGCCGCCATGACCCAGCTGGACCAGCGCTACGCCCTGATTCCCTTCATGGCGATCAAGACCGGGCAGGCCACCAACGCCACCGAGGCCACCAACCTGCCCACCCTGGCCCTGGGCGGCAGGGACAGCCGCTGGATTGCGGGCGCCAAGGACCCCCGCCAGCCGGTGGGCTGGCAGGCCGACCCCGCTGCCCCCACCGACGCCGCCGACTTTGTGCGCCGCTACATCACCCCCCTGAGCGACTACGCCGAGTGGTACTTTCCCCAGCGCCTGACCCTGGACCTCGCCGCCGCCCGCACCGGCACGCGCGGCACCCCTTTTGAAAAGACGCTGCCGGTGTGGCACATGAACACGCTGAAGCTGCCCGTGCTGGGCATCGCCGCCGAACAGGGCGTGACCACCGAAGCCCAGTACCGCACGTTTGCGGCGGGCACCCAGGCCCAGCTGACCACCTTTACCCTGAAGGGCGCGGCGCACCTGGACATCGTGTCGGCGCGTGGGGATCAGGTGGCGCGCTGGATTGGCGCCTGGATGAGGCCGCTGGTGAAATAG
- the panD gene encoding aspartate 1-decarboxylase, translated as MERIMFRAKIHRATVTQADLDYVGSVTIDQDLLDAADILVNERVDIYNITNGNRLSTYALSGPRGSGVIGINGAAAHLMKPGDLVIIAAYGNFTEEEARRLEPRVVHVDERNRQLHLELV; from the coding sequence GTGGAACGCATCATGTTCAGGGCCAAGATTCACCGCGCGACTGTTACGCAGGCCGACCTGGACTATGTCGGCAGCGTGACGATTGACCAGGACCTGCTGGACGCGGCCGACATCCTGGTCAATGAGCGCGTGGACATCTACAACATCACCAACGGCAACCGCCTGAGCACCTATGCGCTCAGCGGCCCGCGCGGCAGCGGCGTCATTGGGATCAACGGCGCCGCCGCCCACCTGATGAAGCCCGGCGATCTGGTGATTATCGCTGCGTACGGCAACTTCACGGAGGAAGAGGCCCGCCGCCTGGAACCCCGCGTGGTGCATGTGGACGAGCGCAACCGGCAGCTGCATCTGGAACTGGTCTGA
- a CDS encoding BamA/OMP85 family outer membrane protein, with amino-acid sequence MRHPLTLALTVVLAAPAVAQTAGTVQEVTVVGTSDLLTNFLRATLSVQAGAPLSSVNLRQVEQEVLASGYFKSAVAELRSVAGRDTLVITVVPNPTIKDVTVTGLTFLPAEGFKKSVADLLNIAPGATLNNVRIEEAKDALASNYQGEGYPFAPSISSDVKTEADGTVTVNFVVDETAPISRVEVEGVTLLPASTVTAIFKPLYDAKRFTPEAYYAAVQGLQQAYDEAGYLQAGVNTQTTALEGGVLKVRVIEGKVAGVDLSDLNNPQVTLQTRPGQPISLERLQADVRTLANQTGQPVGFALRPNPQNPGEVTVLFGSAGVASGPVKTIAVQGNTLVPTATLLAAVKTKVGDVYSPQLAQDDFFAVRDAYRKAGYEISTRDAITFENGVLTFNIREVRVAGYELQWQGNHKTKDRVILRELPEAGRAFNRDELNAALGRIARLGFVRVVSEQVRADPANPENITYVLGLAETTSGIPVSLGLTYDSFAGGFGGEAAYTNNNVFGLGHNFTVAVGGQQNEARQNLVGNVSYTIPWLDLDFLDFRKVPTSVTVQAGSNVTGNQPLFSKPTDTPANVDTGWDYTTRTTSFSVSAGRNLAKNLYASVGFGVGYNTYYLEPLQKDDKNTVTYKDASGAEQTRTFAEGDVKGLVPTNSLLSSASAGLNYDSTDNGDFPGQGVRANLGVNYRFGNQNNVGVRWSEVQGGASTYFGFGRTLEKSLGVTNKQQVFAVRANAGTTLGLNTAPAGTGYSVGGGSSASASRHIRGLADGELFGPNYLTASAEYRYDFGLKAGIAQGLYGVVFADAGSAWGSSANPNFNLKYGVGAGVQLNLGIGGTLLPSLRFDYGFSPQTGQGKFYFRLGNFW; translated from the coding sequence ATGCGACACCCCCTTACCCTTGCCCTGACCGTTGTCCTCGCCGCGCCCGCCGTTGCCCAGACGGCCGGCACGGTGCAGGAGGTCACGGTGGTCGGCACCAGTGACCTGCTGACCAATTTTCTGCGCGCCACCCTCTCGGTGCAGGCCGGCGCGCCGCTGTCCAGCGTGAATCTGCGTCAGGTGGAACAGGAAGTGCTGGCCAGCGGCTACTTCAAGTCGGCCGTGGCTGAACTGCGCAGCGTGGCCGGGCGCGACACGCTGGTGATTACCGTGGTGCCCAACCCCACCATCAAGGACGTGACGGTCACAGGCCTGACCTTCCTGCCCGCCGAGGGCTTCAAAAAGAGCGTGGCGGACCTGCTGAACATTGCCCCCGGCGCCACGCTGAATAACGTGCGCATTGAAGAGGCCAAAGACGCCCTGGCCAGCAACTACCAGGGCGAAGGCTATCCCTTTGCTCCCAGCATCAGCAGCGACGTGAAGACCGAAGCCGACGGCACGGTCACCGTGAACTTCGTGGTGGACGAAACCGCCCCCATTTCGCGCGTGGAGGTCGAAGGCGTGACCCTGCTGCCCGCCAGCACCGTCACGGCCATCTTCAAGCCCCTATACGACGCCAAGCGCTTTACGCCAGAAGCCTATTACGCTGCCGTGCAGGGGCTGCAGCAGGCCTACGACGAGGCCGGCTACCTGCAGGCGGGTGTGAACACCCAGACCACCGCCCTGGAGGGCGGCGTGCTGAAGGTGCGCGTCATTGAGGGCAAGGTCGCGGGCGTGGACCTCAGCGACCTGAATAACCCCCAGGTGACGCTGCAGACCCGCCCCGGTCAGCCGATCTCGCTGGAGCGTCTGCAGGCCGACGTGCGCACCCTGGCCAACCAGACGGGTCAGCCGGTGGGCTTTGCCCTGCGCCCCAATCCCCAGAACCCGGGTGAGGTGACCGTGCTGTTCGGCTCGGCAGGGGTGGCCAGTGGCCCGGTCAAGACCATTGCCGTGCAGGGCAACACCCTGGTGCCCACCGCCACGCTGCTGGCGGCCGTGAAAACCAAGGTGGGCGACGTGTACAGCCCCCAGCTGGCCCAGGATGACTTCTTCGCCGTGCGCGACGCCTACCGCAAGGCGGGCTATGAAATCAGCACCCGCGACGCGATCACCTTTGAAAACGGCGTGCTGACCTTCAACATCCGCGAGGTGCGGGTGGCGGGCTACGAACTGCAGTGGCAGGGCAACCACAAGACCAAGGACCGCGTGATTCTGCGCGAACTGCCCGAAGCTGGCCGCGCCTTTAACCGCGACGAGCTGAACGCCGCGCTGGGCCGCATTGCCCGCCTGGGCTTCGTGCGCGTGGTCAGTGAGCAGGTGCGTGCCGACCCCGCCAACCCCGAGAACATCACCTACGTGCTGGGGCTGGCCGAAACCACCAGCGGCATTCCGGTCAGCCTGGGCCTGACCTACGACTCGTTTGCCGGGGGCTTCGGCGGCGAAGCGGCCTACACCAACAACAACGTCTTCGGGCTGGGCCACAACTTCACGGTGGCCGTGGGTGGCCAGCAGAACGAGGCCCGGCAGAACCTCGTGGGCAACGTGAGCTACACCATTCCCTGGCTGGACCTGGATTTCCTGGACTTCCGCAAGGTGCCCACCAGCGTGACCGTGCAGGCCGGCAGCAACGTGACCGGCAACCAGCCGCTGTTCAGCAAGCCCACCGACACCCCGGCCAACGTGGACACCGGCTGGGACTACACCACCCGCACCACCAGCTTCAGCGTGAGCGCCGGGCGTAACCTCGCCAAGAACCTGTACGCCAGCGTGGGCTTTGGGGTGGGCTACAACACCTATTACCTGGAGCCGCTGCAAAAAGACGACAAGAACACGGTGACCTACAAGGACGCCAGCGGCGCCGAGCAGACCCGCACCTTCGCTGAGGGGGACGTGAAGGGCCTGGTGCCCACCAACTCGCTGCTCAGCAGCGCGAGCGCCGGCCTGAACTACGACTCCACCGACAACGGTGATTTCCCCGGCCAGGGCGTGCGCGCCAACCTGGGGGTCAACTACCGCTTCGGCAACCAGAACAACGTGGGCGTGCGCTGGAGCGAGGTGCAGGGCGGCGCCAGCACCTACTTCGGCTTTGGCCGCACCCTGGAAAAGAGCCTGGGTGTGACCAACAAGCAGCAGGTCTTCGCTGTGCGCGCCAACGCGGGCACCACCCTGGGCCTGAATACGGCCCCGGCAGGCACCGGCTACTCGGTGGGTGGCGGCAGCAGCGCCAGCGCCTCGCGCCACATTCGCGGGCTGGCCGACGGCGAGCTGTTTGGCCCGAACTACCTGACCGCCAGCGCCGAGTATCGCTACGACTTCGGCCTGAAGGCCGGCATTGCCCAGGGCTTGTACGGTGTGGTCTTTGCCGACGCGGGCAGCGCCTGGGGCAGCAGCGCCAACCCCAACTTCAACCTGAAGTACGGCGTGGGCGCGGGCGTGCAGCTGAACCTGGGCATCGGCGGCACCCTGCTGCCCAGCCTGCGCTTCGACTACGGCTTCAGCCCCCAGACGGGCCAGGGCAAGTTCTACTTCCGCCTGGGGAACTTCTGGTAA